A stretch of DNA from Micromonospora sp. WMMD1155:
GCGATCACCCGGGCACCGTCGGCGACGCCGTGTGTCCGCAGCGCGGCGGCCCGGTCGAGGACGCCCATGTCGAACGGCGAACCGGACTTGCCCAGCTTGTAGGTGCCCTTGGACGGGTCGAGGACCTTGTGGTGCCACTTGTCGAGCTTGCCGGCGGCGCGGCGCTTGTCGGCGTACTTCCTGCCGGTGCGCAGCGCCTTCTGCATGTCACCAGAGGTCCATGATCGGCGCGGTGCTGGGTGGGACGGGCTTCTGGGCGGCGTCGGTCACCCCGGAGGGGGTGGCGAATGGCCGCTGGGCTGGGCAGCATGGATGGCATGGACTACGAATACGCGCCGCTGCGGTTGCCGCCGAACGTCGACCGGTTGACCGCCGCGGCGCAGTTGGCGATCCAGGCGGAGTTCTCCGGATGGGAGCTGGCCCGGGTGCGGCTGTACCGCGACGGCACGCGGCAGGTGGTGCTGCGCCGTCGACTGGTCAACCAG
This window harbors:
- a CDS encoding DUF5703 family protein, which gives rise to MDYEYAPLRLPPNVDRLTAAAQLAIQAEFSGWELARVRLYRDGTRQVVLRRRLVNQPQPGLSY